The nucleotide window AAAACAGCAACAgggctgaggttgagaaaccccgGTCAAGAGAATAGGATTACTGTTGTAGCTCCATGTGTGGGTAACATAGAGGTCTGTGCAATCACTGTGTCCTAATTCCTAAAGTAAAATAACAttgtgggggcccctgggtggctcagtgggttaaagcctctgctttcggctcaggtcatgatcccagggtcctgggattgagccccgcattgggctctctgctcagcaaggagcctgctttccttcctctctctctgcctgcctctctgcctacctgtgatctctgtcaaataaataaaaaaaaaataaaataaaataaataaaataaaataacactgtgtcaactatacttcagtaaaagctattttttttttaaatagagtaagAATACCATGTTATCTCACCACAGTGTAACTACTCACAAGACTAGAATGGAGAAGCCACAAGCATCCGCCACGCTTGTGGAACACACAGTCCACCCTGGACACTGGCAACCTTGAGATTGGGAGTAGGGCATGGGAACATCGACACAGGTCCCCAGCGAGTTGCACACGCCTCTCGCATAGGGTGAAAccaatgggagaagcaggcaggcaggctaaGAGATGAtcatgaggcagagagagaaccaggagCAAGGAGGCATGAAGGGAAGGGACAAGGGGGTGGTGGGGAAAGGTGGCCAAAGCAGAGCATGGCGTGTGACAAGTGGGAAGTTGTTAGTACCCCCCTTGGGGAGCAGAGTTAGCAGGGGCAGTTGGTAGACAACAGCAGAGCGTAAAGTAGGCAGGAAGAGATGAAGAAGTGGAAATCATGAGAACAGGCCATTCTCACCAAGAGGCACAGGAAGACAGGGAAGCAGCTTATACAGGTGAGGGTACAGACTTCAGGTGGGGAAtttccaccccttcccccaaccaaACAATAGGGATTTGGGCATGCTTGGTGACTGAGGGAAGAAAGTAGTGATGCAGCAGAGCAGGAAAGGAACTAACCTTTAGTTGAAGGCAAAAGGTGGCCAGCCCTTTGTGAACTTTCTCATTTAATAACTACCCAGGGAGGCAGCTGTCTTTCCATTGTgcagaggcaaaggaaagagcCTCAGAAGGAATCTCCTCAAGCCACACAATCAGTAAGCGAAGGAGCTAAATTCAAACCCACTTCTGCCTTTCTCGGTCTGCGCCTTCTTCACCCCATTTGTCTTTAGAAAGACAGGTTAGCTGCTCAAAATCGAACCAAGTTCTCGCACTGGAACCTTCGCTTGGTTCAATCTTTCAGAGCCATCTGAAAGTGAACGATGACTTAGCTTTACCCAGGGAAAAACCCTACTTCTCAATCTCCTCCTCCAAACCTGTCGGCCCCACAGCATTACGTGGAAATCTTCAAAGACAGAGTCAACGTGGTTGCTGACATCTGACAGTCAAACTTCAGACTATCTAACTTACCTGTTACTGTTTGTGGCACTTTCCTTAATTGGAAGGAAAAACTTGGATGAAGTCACCTTTTTATACTGAACTTGTTCATATGGATAGAGTAGAAGCAGTGGCAGCGTGTAATCAAATGTTATCCTTACTCCATCCACCATCTCCTTACAAAGGTCAACACTAGGAGAGTAAGAAGAGATTAGAGATGCAGTAAATACTTTCCAAAGGGTCATAATGAAGTTGCATGTTTTTAATCAGGCAGAGTTTTAAACTTAAACACCATCTATTACacctacacatttaaaaaatacagtgagtTTGTAGATGTTGCcaccaaaaaattaaatgaaaatgttgatctataatataaagtgaaaaaagtaTACCAGGAATTTTAACTTACTGCACTGAACACAAATGTATACATTCAGTACCACACAAGGAGTCCAAGCAGCCTGTGTTGCAGAACACAGACTACTGGACCACAATGACTGGGAGTGGAAGGGGGCAGACCTAATGAACCATTCCTAATACTTATTTCAAATCAAACAACCTGCCTGTCTGCCTCTAATCCAGCTGGGTAACATGTACAAGGCAGGCTATGAAAACGATTATCCCGGCTAAATAAAAACCTATTTGTAAACAAgctttgataaaattttatttgcctaTTCTGGTGCTTCTCAAGGACAAAGAGTTATCTCTTTGTATCATATCACTGAAAAAAACTGGTCTTGGTGTTGAGGCAGTGCAAACTCAGTATATCCAGACCAGATATCTAAATAGTTACTGAACATTTCGTAAAAGGAACAATATTTTGGTGTTAAATTTCTTACGTAATGAATTATTAGGTTAATCGAGTGATATATTAAATGAATTCCAAGTTACAGAAATAGAATGTCACCTGTTCTAAATGGAAGTCACTTCCCTAATACACAAAGAGAGAGCCATTGAGACACCAATCCCCACCTCCCTCACTACTCACTTCTTTTCTGCTGGGATGTAATGCACATTCATATTGGCATGTGGCATAGCATGATGGTGACGAGGCCTCTCATTGGCTGAAAAGGCTGCATTGATAGCAAAATGTTTCACGTAGGATTCCAAAATAGTTATGATGTTGGTCTGGCATGGAAGTTTCACTAActgttaataaaaatacagacatgTGATGCGTGCATCTCACTGTATAAACCACGTGTGCCAAGAAACAGTGCTCTtgtctatatacattttttaactcaaaaataaaGCCAATTCTGCTtgagaatgttttaaatatgctTTGAAGGTCTATGATTGCTTCTACTAATCGTTATCCCCATGAAGACTacagtataaattttaaaaataaatgtgacccGTGATTCACATCTTAATGATCAACTGCAGCTACCTGGGAAGACTATGTCCACTGTCGGCCTCTGACAGATCAATTCTGTCTTAACCTCTTCTTAaaacatttgagagagagcgcatctGTGCACGTGCAtaaggtgggagggggcaggaaagaacgaagggagagggaatgagagaatctcaagcagactccccacttagtgcAGAACCCACTACGGGTCTTGACctcgggaccccgagatcaagacctgagctaaaacccaAGAGTCGgacggacgcttaaccaactgagccacccaggtgccccttgtcttaACGTCCTGGATGAAGCCCAGGCATGAGGAATTTGACAAAGCTCCCTAGAGGATTCTAATGGACAGCCAAAGCCGGGAACGACTGTGCATGCTTTAATTCAATCAGCAACAGAAGAGTACTGTCAGAGAACTTTAAAACCTAACTCaccataaaacttaaaatatgaatatCATTCTTACAAGGTTCTTAATTATTTGAGTCTGTAACTGTAAAATATGGCAGAATGAATGTTCTATTACAAATCCAGGTTTTATGTATTCTCCCTGCATACCCGTTTCCTCCTGTTGATATAGTAACAATCATCCTCAAGCTTCTTTTTTAGAACTTCAGGGATTTCTATAgttattgttctttcttccatttccctTTTTGTGTGCAGCTCTGGTTCTTCCTTCTGCAATATCACGatttcatttttaactagttGTCACAGTAACAGAGTCTATATCCAAAGGAAGACTAACACAGAGAGCCTACTATGAAACAAACCCCATTAATCCTCGACATTTCATACCAGAATGCCATATGTCCTACAGAAAAGTACATTAAAGGCCAAAAGTTAATGTATTTTAGGGCACGAACCATGTTGCCGATgctaattttctttctcccccttttaaGTTTGCCAGTTGTTAACTTTGAAGGCAGGCACAAGATGCCAAACTCTGATAcacaacatttaaaaactaaacacGACTATAAAAACAAAGTTCATGGACGCAATAGAAAGAACGAATTAACTATGATTTGTGAAAACACTTTACAGGTAAAAACAGCTACCAAGAGGTTCATACAGCgactataaatataattaaaggtTATTTTCCCTTAAAGATCAAATAGAGGTTTACAGTATCTGGttaaaacaatgcatttttacaaaatgatCTGCAACTGaagaattttcacatatttttaccACTAAATATATACCAAAACCAGCATTTTTACAGTAGAAACTTTATACcacttctgtcttttcttcaaTATCACtttcttcacttatttcttcatccttttcttCACTACTGTCAGCAGAGGAACTGCTTAttgctagaaaaacaaaaattatcaggCATAATGGCACCATATACTTCCCTAACCtttacaattataattatttttttttaaagattttatctatttatttgacagagagagacacagtgagagagggaacacaagcaggggaagtgggagagggataagcaggcttttcgcctagcagggagcccaatgcagggctcgatcccaggactctgggatcatgacctgagccaaaagcagatgcttaacgactgagccacccaggcgcccctacaattaTAGTTCTTTAAGGTGAAGCATGTGTCCTACTATTGGCAATAATTAACTGTAGTCCTGCACATATTTTAAATGCCGAACATAAAAACTGTACCTTTcagaatagaaatttattttgagaaatataacACCAATTTCAATGAGGGCAAAACCCACCCAAGTTAATGATCTGAAAGTGTTTAGTCACTTAGGATTCTATGGTTCTCTGTTGCATTCATAACTGGGGGCAAGGCTCAGGAAGTGTCAAGAAGGAAACATGGGGGGTTAGTACAAATAAAGACCCTGGCTGAAAAGGCAGCAGTCATGAGCAAGACTGATGAAGTGTTATGGACTAACTGACCACTGCTTTAATTGTTGAGAACAAAAGGGGCACATGTTATATGTGGTGAGGTTAAaatgtttccttgtctgtaactACAACGACTCCTTACCCCTCAATCCTGTGGTATAAAAGGACTAGGTAAAAGTTCTTTTAGCTGGAGAAAATGACGTCAAACCACTCAcagttttcatcattttcatctttttcttcaacAGGGAGGCTTTTTAAGACAGAGTCAACACCAGGCAACCTGCAGcgcttcttctttcttcctgtgcttctcctgaaagaaaataaacacaaccaAAATAAAGTTCGATGCTGGCTGATAACGGGTATTGAGGTACAAACAAGATATAACAACGATTCTTAAGAACCTAAAAGTCATTAAATCCCAGAACATAAATGTTAATCTCCACTTCAGAAGATTATACAGTAACCTCTGTGAAAACACGGAATTTAGAATGTAAGAGTAATTCTTCATGagcacactttaaatatataaagttattaATAAGTCAGGTTTgccatatttttactttaatattttaaaggttctaaacacaaagagaaaacacacTGAATAACAATTATGTCACAATTTTTGTGTTCTTACAGGCGAGCTACAGCTTTTCTTGCCAATTTACGCTGTAATCTCCGATTTTCATCGGTGTCACGAAGGACATGATCTTCAGCTGCCCATCTATCCCAGCtaatcaaacaaaaaaaaggaaaagcatgtaaaattcagtattttaggTTGATATGAAACAAATGCTACAAGCACCTCACAGAAGCAGAAGTGTCCCAGAAGTACTTATGTTTTAGAAaactatttaaacattttaaaatcacaaaaaagatgcaaataaattgaaaaagaaactcATGCAGACACAGAAAGAACTAGGGTTTCTAGAATTACCCACAGAGAATCCGAATATAATTGACTTAAAAGTAATCCTTCTTCAGAATACGCAAGGTTTgataaaaaagcagaaacaggaaGTGAAGCTTTTCTACAAGTGTTTCTAAAACTTAAATAAGTTTGCAATGTTCTTGTGCGGCAAAGATGATCAATTTTCAATCCCGTTAAACAAGTACACTCACCTTCTGTTCCAACCATTAAAATGGATCAGATATTCTGGGATCTTTCTGCCTTTTTCGTCTTTCCCAACAATAACATCGACAATCTGAAACCAGGAAATATTGTCCGCAAATGACAGAACATAGAGAATATTGGAAGCTAGATCAGGAAAACTAGATCAcagatctctttttaaaagaaaagaaagcgtTCTCTCCTTTTTTAGACTGAAAGCTGGGttgaaacatttttcctttcaattccattttttccccctgagtgGATGCCTCAAAATAGGAAACATCCCTCCAACCAGCCCGCGATTGGTCTCAGATATTGAGACTGGGTTCAGCTTCTTGAAGCCCATTGGCCGACCGATTTGTCACTAACGAGAGAGTCCAGGCCAGACAAGAGCGCGGAGGCCCTAAGATCTCTGGGAGTTGTAGTATCCCCAGCTTAGCCGCGTCCAGGGTCGGGACGTTTGGCAAATTATGCCATCCCTCCAAGGTGTCCCTAGAGGGAAGAACTGGGGCAAATGAGGCGTGTGACCCCTACGGAGGCTCAAGGCGGGACAGGAGGTGGGATAGCAAGCAGCCGGAGGCTTCGGGGGCGGAGCCCGAAAACACAACTCGCAAAAGCTAGAGGCCTCGGGAAGTCCCCTTAAGGCTAGAGTCGCCCTGAAGCACCTGGGGCCCGAAGCCAGCCCCCAAACCCAAACTGCGGTGCCCACTCCCACTCGTCATCCAGGCCCCAGGAGCTGCGGTTGTGGCTCAGTGCCCCCGTCCCTACCCCCCGTCCCCGAAACTTAGATGGACAGGCACAGGGCGCGACTCGGAGACTGAAAACCTAAATGCTGCAAGACCCCGAGTGACGAAAGCACCGGGTCAACACTGCCCTCGGGTGGGGAGTCGCGGCCTACGGGAGGGACGGGCCCAGACACGATTGGTGCTCCAGAGCAATGACGTCGTGAATCGACGGCCAGTGCTATGGCGCTACGGTTTAGGACCTGGCTCGGTCAGTCAGGGAGTCGCACGGC belongs to Lutra lutra chromosome X, mLutLut1.2, whole genome shotgun sequence and includes:
- the MSL3 gene encoding male-specific lethal 3 homolog; its protein translation is MSASEGMKFKFHSGEKVLCFEPDPTKARVLYDAKIVDVIVGKDEKGRKIPEYLIHFNGWNRSWDRWAAEDHVLRDTDENRRLQRKLARKAVARLRSTGRKKKRCRLPGVDSVLKSLPVEEKDENDENSISSSSADSSEEKDEEISEESDIEEKTEVKEEPELHTKREMEERTITIEIPEVLKKKLEDDCYYINRRKRLVKLPCQTNIITILESYVKHFAINAAFSANERPRHHHAMPHANMNVHYIPAEKNVDLCKEMVDGVRITFDYTLPLLLLYPYEQVQYKKVTSSKFFLPIKESATNSNRNQEELSPSPPLLNPSTPQSTESQPTTGEPATPKRRKAEPEALQSLRRSTRHSANCDRLSESSASPQPKRRQQDTPSSMPKLFLHLEKKTPVHSRSSSPVPLTPSKEGSAVFAGFEGRRTNEINEVLSWKLVPDSYPPGDQPPPPSYIYGAQHLLRLFVKLPEILGKMSFSEKNLKALLKHFDLFLRFLAEYHDDFFPESAYVAACEAHYSTKNPRAIY